TGACTGGGACGGATTTATTGGTGGATGGCGGCTGGTTGATCAAATAGAAAAAGGGGATGGGTAAATGTTAAAAGAACACTTATTGACAGAGGTAACCGATAATGTAATGATCCTGACTTTGAATCGTCCTGAAAGCTTGAATGCATTTAGCCCGGATATGATTGCAAGCTTAACGAAAGCGATTAAGGATGTAAAACAAACACCACATATAAGGGCAGTCATTATCAAAGGGGCGGGAAGATCATTCACTGCGGGAGGTGACGTTAAGTCAATGGGGAAGGCCTCTGCAAGTCAATTGTATGATCATGTTGGCAGAATGAATGAATGCATATTGGCTCTGGATGCTTCTGAGGTTCCCGTAATCGCTGCCGTCCATGGATTTGCGGCAGGGGCCGGATTTAATTTGGCACTCGCCTGTGATTTGATCGTGGCTTCCGATGATAGTCAATTTGCCATGAGTTTTTCACAGGTAGGCCTGATCTCTGATGGAGGTGGTTCGTATTTTTTACCTAAATTAGTAGGGCCCCACCTTGCAAAGCAGCTCTTCTTTACTGCCGAGCCAATTTCTGCGGAACGCTTATACCAGTTAGGTGTCATTAATTATATATATCCACTCAATCAACTTGAAGAGGAATCATTGAAACTTGCGGAAAAGCTGGCAAATGGACCGACAAAAGCTTATGGGATGATGAAAAAGCTCGTTAGCCATTCATTTACGGCTACACTTGATGAAATGCTCGAACAGGAACGTATCACGCAAACCTTGATGGCCTCCACAGAAGATCATCTGGAGGGAGTTGCAGCATTCAAAGAAAAAAGAAAACCGGAATTTACAGGGAATTAATAAGGGAGGGATAAAGATGAGAGCCATTCATTTTGAAGAATACGGCGGACCGGAAGTACTGAAATTGACAGAAATGGAAAGGCCCGTGCCAACTGGGCATGAAGTTCTGATTGAAATCGATTGTGTCGGCGTCAATTATGCAGATACAGCGAGAAGGGAAGGGCAATATGTGGTACCTACGCCGCTTCCGTTCATTCCAGGTGCGGAAGTGGCTGGCGTTGTGGTGGAAGTTGGTGGAAAGGTGACCAAAATCAAACCCGGTACAAGGGTAGTGAGTTTAATTGAATCGGGTGGATATTCAGAATATGCCCTTTCAGATGAATTCTCGGCCATTCCGCTTCCTGATGCCATACAGTTTCATGAAGCTGTTGCCCTGCCACTTCAAGGTCTGAGCGCCTATCATATTCTAAAGACAATGGGACGCATGCAACAGGGGGAAACGGTATTGGTCCATGCTGCTGCAGGTGGAGTGGGAACGATTGCCGTACAATTAGCCAAAATCTTCGGGGCTGGAAAAGTGATTGCTACCGCCAGCACAGTGGAAAAGTTGGAACTGGCTAAATCGATGGGGGCAGATGAACTTATCGATTACACGAAAGAAGGATGGGAAATGAAAGTCCGTGAGGTCACGTCCGGAAAGGGAGTAGACGTGGCGCTGGAAATGGCAGGAGGGGATGTTTTCAATAAAACTTTGAAATGTTTGGCTCCATTTGGACGTCTCGTGGTTTTTGGTAATGCCAGTCGTAAGCCTTATACGATGAACCCGCAGCAATTAATGAGGCGCAATCAATCCGTCGTAGGTTTTTTCCTGCCACAGATCATGAAACACCCAGATTTGCTGTTGCCTAGCATTCAAGATCTTTTTTCTTACGTCACGTCCGGGGAACTTAAGCTAACTATCGGCGGCATCTACCCAATTGAAAAGGCAGCAGCCGTTCATGAGGAAATGAATGCCCGTCAAACGAAAGGGAAGTTGATTTTGCAGGTAAAATGAGAAGAAGGGGTGTATATGATGCACCCCTTGTATTTTAATGAGGTTTCACTAGTTCCTTGGACCCTCAAGAACGATTCAATCCGTATCAGTGCTCACATCCTTATCGGGATGCATGAAAGGCGGCTGCGGCGCTTTTTTAGCC
The DNA window shown above is from Peribacillus sp. FSL P2-0133 and carries:
- a CDS encoding zinc-binding dehydrogenase, whose protein sequence is MRAIHFEEYGGPEVLKLTEMERPVPTGHEVLIEIDCVGVNYADTARREGQYVVPTPLPFIPGAEVAGVVVEVGGKVTKIKPGTRVVSLIESGGYSEYALSDEFSAIPLPDAIQFHEAVALPLQGLSAYHILKTMGRMQQGETVLVHAAAGGVGTIAVQLAKIFGAGKVIATASTVEKLELAKSMGADELIDYTKEGWEMKVREVTSGKGVDVALEMAGGDVFNKTLKCLAPFGRLVVFGNASRKPYTMNPQQLMRRNQSVVGFFLPQIMKHPDLLLPSIQDLFSYVTSGELKLTIGGIYPIEKAAAVHEEMNARQTKGKLILQVK
- a CDS encoding enoyl-CoA hydratase — encoded protein: MLKEHLLTEVTDNVMILTLNRPESLNAFSPDMIASLTKAIKDVKQTPHIRAVIIKGAGRSFTAGGDVKSMGKASASQLYDHVGRMNECILALDASEVPVIAAVHGFAAGAGFNLALACDLIVASDDSQFAMSFSQVGLISDGGGSYFLPKLVGPHLAKQLFFTAEPISAERLYQLGVINYIYPLNQLEEESLKLAEKLANGPTKAYGMMKKLVSHSFTATLDEMLEQERITQTLMASTEDHLEGVAAFKEKRKPEFTGN